In Cygnus atratus isolate AKBS03 ecotype Queensland, Australia chromosome 29, CAtr_DNAZoo_HiC_assembly, whole genome shotgun sequence, the sequence CCAGAGTATGGGAGGCTCAGATGTGGACGTGCGAGAGGTGGCCCACGATCAAAGGGCGCTGCCAGGTAGGACGGCGTCGGCCGCCAGCGGGCGTTTCCCAGCCACGTGGGAGGGCAGCTGGGGCGTGCAGGGTGTTTCGGTAACCCTCCCCgcttccagctggctccagaaAGGTGCTCGCGAgctgccagctccccagccctggcggCGGGCGCTAACGTGCCTCTGTGCCCTGCAGACGGGGTGCTGGAGTCCCGACGGCAGCCGGCTGCTCTTCACGGTGCTGGGCGAGTCCGTCATCTACTCCTTGTCCTTCTCCGAGTACAGGGGTGAGTCTGCCCGAGCCAGCCAGCGCCACGACACTCTCCAAGAGCCAGCGCTGGGTCCCCGAGGCGTTGCCTTGCTTTCAGCCCTGGCTGGGGTTGGCCACAAAGGCTTTTTGCTGCTTAGGTGAGGTTCCCAGCCTGTGGGGTGCAAAGCCAGGACGGGCGGGGAAGGGCGTGGAAGAAGCAGGTTCCTGGGGGCTCTCAAAACGCAGCTTGGTGTCAATTTTCTCCACCTTTTGTTGCTCCTTCCTTCAAGTTACGACCTTGCAGTCACAAACAGTTTGCAGGGAAGCTTTTACAATGCCAGAGCCCAGCTCACGTGGCTTTTTTCCATGAAGGCAGCTGGTCCTCACGCTTGTCGAGGGAAAACCGTCCCTGTCCGCCACCCCGAACACAGGCagatgctgcagggacagcagtgGGTTCCTACGCAGCTGCTCTGGGAAACAGAAATTGGGTGTCATGCTGGAACGAGAAGTGTGATTTAGGGCGGTGAGGCAACCTGCGCGGTGATTGGAACGGGAAACCAGTCGCGAGCGGGCTCTTTGGGACTTTTTCTTTCAGGGGAGATGCAGGGGCAAGTGGGGGGCTCGAAAACAGCTTCCATCGTGGCAGACCTGTCGGAGACCACCTTTGAGACGCTCTATGGGGAGGAGAGGTGGGTCTGCCTGTGCCCGTTCCCCCAGCACAACgcttgggggggggtggggggtggagggggctTGTGCCCCCCttgccagcagcccccggcGTGGGGGACGTAGGCTGGGGGCTCACCGTGCTCCTGCGGGTTCCAGGATCGGGGGAGAAGTGCACTCCATGGTGTGGGACCCCACCGGCGAGCGGCTGGCGGCGATCATCAGAGGTAACGGCGAGGTGCTGCCCCGGCGCGGGCTCCTCCTCGCTGATttcacccccaaatccccattCTAGCAGGCTGGGAGTGAACCCCAGAGGGGCAAGGGGCCAGCAAGGCAGCGCCCgctctctccccttccttccccaccgGGACTTTGCTCCCCTGCGTCCCTTGGCGAGGGAGCTCCGTCCCCTCCTCGCTCCCAGCAGGATCAgtcccctctcccacccctgcCGCGAGCTCTCCGCGTTCCCGCAGCGCCCACACTGCGCCTCGAGCCCCACGGGGCCTCTTGGCTCCGTcggaggagcagccccggggaTAATCGAGGCATTCaggccctcctggctgcagccgGGACGAGCGCCGCCCCGAGACAAAGCAGACCTTTGAGAGAGCACCGAAACGCGGCGCTGGGGATGCGAGCCGCCGGCGGGGAGAGGGCCTGAGCTGCGTCCGCACCGCTGGGCCCGAGCTCGGCCGCTTTTATTTAGTCCTGCTTCAAGCTGGGTGGGGAAGAAGCCAGGGGGGAAAACCTTGGAGGGTCCCAGGACTCCCGCAGCTGGCTCCCCGTCCTCTGTGCCTGCAGGCGTAGGTCCTGCGAGGCTCTGGGTGCAGGAACCGGTGGGGTGGAAAATAACCGCTGCGTTCGAGGGACAGGGCCCCCACATCACGCCTGGAGGGCTGGGGCGCTTCTAAAGGAGCCGCCTCAGCCGGCGCCCAAACCCTTCTCCACCAAACTTAGCTGCCTGAGGGCCTCGGGGCTGTCCTTTAGATCACTGAAGGAGCTTTGAAAGCACCGCCCTGGGCTCCTGCTTGCCTCAGCGTGAAGGAAATGAGCCCCGCAGCCGGCTTTCCCCCCGCCTCGGTGGCTGCCTGCCCCGTGCTCCGCAGCGCCCAGCTGCCTCTGGCTGCTCCCCACGGCCAGCCCAGTTTTGCTGTCCCCAGTCCCGCATCAGCGCACCCCCGGGACCCGGGGAATCCTCACGGCCGCTTCGCCTTCCCTCCCGCAGGGAATCCCGACTCCCCCGGCAGCCAGACGGTCGTCGCCGTGTTTCGTACCCGCAACAGCCCCGTCTTCGAGCTCCTGCCCTGGTGCGTAGCGCCCGGTGGTGGGGCCTCCTGCAGCGCcgggggctggctggctgctgcccgCCCGTGGGACGtggtggggaagagggagaagacGCTGCCGTCCTGCGCTCCTCCTCCAGCGCCCCGTTTTTCCCCCAGAATTGCTCCCATTTTGGCCAGATTACCCTCAAAAACCCTTCCTTTGGGGTTGCTCTTGCCCCCAGCGCAGCCAGAGACGCCCCTTAAGCACGGGCTGCGTGTCGCTGGTGTGACCCAGCGCCGTCCTGCAGCACGGGGCGGTGGCACCGGCCCCCTGGGGACGCTGACCGCGGCTTTTCCTCCCCTGGCAGCGGATTCCTGCGGGGCGAGCAGGACGCGCAGCCCCAGCTCATCGCCTTCCACCCCTGCTTCCAGAAGGGCGCCCTCCTGACCGTGGTGAGTGGGGCTCGGCGTTGGGCAGCGGCTCTTGCAGCTCCCCGTGCCTCAGTGAGAAACACGGGGGCTGCAGCGCGGGGTTAGAAGtgtccccaaaatgtccccGGAGCGTCCCTGCGCGGGCAGAGGGCGAGGAAGGCGCCCTCGCCTGGGTCCCGGGGAGCGCCGGGACTCATCCTGTTGCTCCAGGGAGGGTGCGGGCTGGTGGTGCTGACCTCTGTGCTCGTGTCTCCTTCCAGTGCTGGTCCACGGGGAAGATCAGCCACGTCCCCTTCTTCTTCGTGAGCGCCCACGTCCCCTGCGCCAGCCCCAGCCGCAGCCCCGTCGTGGCCGTGCCCAGCGCCAGCGTGCGGGAGCAGCCCCTCTTCTCGGAGCTGTGAGCCCCACGCAGCTCCCCTTCCCGAAAAAAACGGCGCCGGGCCTCTCTCCGCCGCCTCCCTGCGCTCAGCTGCGGgtccctcttcccccccccccccggggacccgACGGGGCTTGAGTGCCATCGCGTCATCCGCCGCGGGTCCCCGCAGCCGCCTGATGGGGTGGGCAgcgtggggcgggggggggaggccggTGCTGTTCGGATTAAAGGTGACTCTTCCTCCCCCTTGCCTTCTCCGCGCCTCGCTCCTTCCTCGCACAAAAGCAGCGTTGGATTATTCCTCGGAAGCGGTGCGGGGAGCGTGCTCCTGAGGCTGCGCCCGCCTGGGTTTGTTCTTGGGCCTCTGGGGGTGCTCCGTGGGGCCAGAGGCGAGCCTGCAGCAGGCCAGCCCCGCTCTGTGCCGTAATTAATAATTAAAGCAGACCAAAGGCACCCGCCGCGGGGTTTGGGTGCTCTCGGTGCCGTACAGGTGGGGACAAgcctttggggggggggggcgggggggggctgggcTTTGCTTTGGGGTTAAACAAGGGCTGCCCAGAGGGCTGGAGGGGTCCTTGCCCCAAAATGCAGCTGTTGGGCTTGAGGCCGAGGGTGTAAAGAACCACCTGAAGTGAAACAAAGGCTCGGCGGCTCAGCCAGACCCAAAATTTTGGCTCCTGCGCCCGTTCGGCTCAGCCTGGGGGCTgtgaggggcggggggggggtgggggggtgaaTGGTGCTGGAGCCCCGGTGCTGGCCCACGCGAGCCCAGCTTTTTTGGGGAGCAGACGGGCCCCGAGCGGGGATTAGCTGTGAGGGGCAGCAGGGTAAAGCTCGGGATTACACACAGTTAATCCCGGGGATTACGCTGTAATCGCCCTCCTAAAGCCTGGAGGAGGGGGGCAGGACGTGACGGGGAGCGCCCtgctcaccccccccccagctctgcagccacccccaggaccccccaaAGTGGGGCAGGGACCCTGcgccccccccatcccctccacccggggcaggagggcagcagccagctccctgccggggccgtgccgggacAGCGGGGCCGGCACGAGGCcagggggtaaaaaaaaaacgGGGTACGAACCCGCTCCGGCCGCTGGGGCGGGGAGGTCTGGGGGGGCTTCGCCCCTGGGGGGGCTCCCCAATTTTCAGCCGCCGTCGCCTCCTGCCCACGGCGCGTCAGAGGACGGTGCTGAGcgtctcctcttcttcctcctcctcctcctcctcttcctcttcctcggGGCTCGGCCGCTCGCAGGGCAGCGCCCGGaggtactcgaggtgcagccgGGTCTCGGCGCGGTTCCTCCGCACCAACCGGCCCACGCAGGCGAGGAGGGCGCCGAGCCACCCGCCCACGGCCACCAGCGCCGCCGCGTCCGGTGCCCGCGGCCACCGGCTCCCCGTCACCGTCTCGTTGCGGCCCCCggaggggggcagcccccggggcccccccagcgggcggcgggggcggcagGGCGGCCCCagagccaggaggagcagccaggCCGCCCGCATCGTCCCGGAGCCGTGCTGGGAGCGAGGGGGgggccccgtgtccccccccccaggacagcTGGCTGGTGACGCCTGggctcccctcccagctccagaTGGGACGGGGGGACACGGAGGGGGGGGGGTTCGATGCCTTCACCCATTCCCAGCCCcaccgtgcccccccccccgctccctgGGGTGCCCACCACCAACCCCCAGCTGCCGGGGCAGCAACGGTGATGGGACCGCACTGGTTTTTACTGGTGTTGGGGCTGGGAACCCGCGGGCAGCAGGTGCGTAACAGGAATGGGGGCAAGCTTCGGAGCGCTGGATCCTAAAATCCTCTCGGTCAGGTCCCTGCGCTCGCACCAATCCAACGCCGTAACTGGGACCAGTAAAACCCCAGCGCCGCTGCTTCAGCGTCCGGCTGCGACCCCGCTCTGCCCCCGCGGCAGTccggggcagggggggggggggggggggggggagttcTTTTCGGGGTGCCCCCTGCCGGGGAACTCATCCGCTTTGCTCTCCTGCCCCTCGCCGCAGCGCCAGCGTCCTGCGGGCCATCTCCAGCGCCCCGTCCCGCGTGCGGTTGCCGCCGATGAAGCCGCTGGCGTGCACGAAGACGCAGCCGGGGACGCCGGCGAGCTGCGACAGCGCCTCGTCGCGGATCCCCCGCCACGGCTcggggaggggaaggctgcacggaggggaggggagggagggggaaaaaagaaaaaaaaagggcaataacGGGGTGAAATCCCGTCCCCTCCTGGCGGGGGCCGCACGGGGCGCGCCGCGGCACGGGGCTCACCGGCTCTCGAAGGTGTGCGGCCCCGCCGGGACGCTCTGCACCCGCCACTGCCCGCCGCGGTCGGGgaacagcaccagctgcagggggtcgggcaggtccagctccttctccaggCCGAAGAGGTGCTCCTTCCAGGGGCAGCCGCCCTGCgggagctccagcagcaccccgcTCGCGTCCACCTGCAGGGGGACCACGGTGTGACGGCGCCGCGGCACCGGgagggggagccgggggggggggtctcctgCCCACGCGGCCCCCAGCACCGCTGCGTGCCTCCGtttccctccctccacctggAGGGcagagccgccccccccccctccggccCGGTCCCGGTAcagttttgggggggggggggacataGAGGGGAATTTTGGGGTGTGCAGGGAGCGGTGCTGGGGCACGGGGAGGTGCGCGGTCACGGATACGAGGGTGTACGGGGTGGGTGCGAGCAGAcagtggggtgctgggggtcgCGTGCGTGGAAACGGGGCGCAGGAGGCGCAGGGCTatggggtgcagggggtgcaAGGATATAGGGCGCAGGGATACAGGGCGCAAGAGGCGCAGGGATACGGGGCGCAGGGATACGGGGGGCAGGGATATGGGTGCAAGGATATTGGGTGCAGGGGGTGCAGGGATGTGGGGCGCAGGGCTatggggggcagggggtgcagggatatggggggcagggggtgcagggATATGGGGGGCAGGGATatggggggcagggggtgcagggCTATGGGGGACAGGGATACAGGGTGCAGGGGCACAGGGATACGGGGTGCAGGGGGCGCAGGGATACGGGGTGCAGGGGCGCAGGGATACGGGGTGCAGGGGCACAGGGATACGGGGTGCAGGGGGCGCAGGGATACGGGGTGCAGGGGCACAGGGATACGGGGTGCAGGGGGCGCAGGGATACGGGGTGCAGGGGGCGCAGGGATACGGGGTGCAGGGACACAGGGATACGGGGTGCAGGGGCGCAGGGAtacggggagcaggggcacagggaTACGGGGTGCAGGGACACAGGGATACGGGGTGCAGGGGGCGCAGGGATACGGGGTGCAGGGGGCGCAGGGATACGGGGTGCAGGGGCGCAGGGAtacggggagcaggggcacagggaTACAGGGTGCAGGGGCACAGGGATACGGGGTGCAGGGGGCGCAGGGATACGGGGTGCAGGGGGCGCAGGGATACGGGGTGCAGGGGGCGCAGGGATACGGGGTGCAGGGACACAGGGATACGGGGTGCAGGGGCGCAGGGATACGGGGTGCAGGGGGCACAGGGATACGGGGTGCAGGGGGCGCAGGGATACGGGGTGCAGGGACACAGGGATACGGGGTGCAGGGGCACAGGGATACAGGGTGCAGGGGCACAGGGATACGGGGTGCAGGGGGCGCAGGGATACGGGGTGCAGGGACACAGGGATACGGGGTGCAGGGGCGCAGGGATACGGGGTGCAGGGGGCACAGGGATACGGGGTGCAGGGGGCGCAGGGATACGGGGTGCAGGGACACAGGGATACGGGGTGCAGGGGCACAGGGATACGGGGTGCAGGGGCACAGGGATACAGGGTGCAGGGGCACAGGGATACGGGGTGCAGGGGCGCAGGGATACGGGGTGCAGGGGCACAGGGATACAGGGTGCAGGGGCACAGGGATACAGGGTGCAGGGGCGCAGGGATACGGGGTGCAGGGGGCACAGGGATACGGGGTGCAGGGGGCGCAGGGATACGGGGTGCAGGGACACAGGGATACGGGGTGCAGGGGCACAGGGATACAGGGTGCAGGGGCACAGGGATACGGGGTGCAGGGGCACAGGGATACGGGGTGCAGGGGCACAGGGATACGGGGTGCAGGGGCGCAGGGAtacggggagcaggggcacagggaTACGGGGTGCAGGGACACAGGGATACGGGGTGCAGGGGCACAGGGATACGGGGTGCAGGGGCACAGGGATACGGGGTGCAGGGGGCGCAGGGATACGGGGTGCAGGGGCACAAGCTCCAGCGCCCGCCTGAACCCCGCCTGGGGACGCAGAGGGGGTCGGCAGTTCTGGCCCCGAggaacccccccccctccccgtgtttttccccaccccccgacgtccccgccgcccccacCTCGGTGTCCTGGTCGGGGTCGTTCCAGCGGGGGTTTCAGGCGGCCCACGCGGGCGCTGAGGTGGGTGGTGAGGGGCGTAGCGGGGCTCCCCGTCCGTCTGCGCCACGCCGTTTGTCGACGGCGTGTCGATCTCCTCCACGAAATTCTCGTAGAGCTGGGGacgaggtgggggggggggggggggggtgtcagcCCCGCCCGCAGCAAGCACCAGGCGCTGGGAGGAAGCGGCCCCCTCTTTTATGGGGTCACCCCTGAGGGGAAGTCTGCGGGGAAAGCTGGCGGGTGGAGCCCCCTGCCCCGTACCTTATCGTAGAGCGCCGTCACCACGGGGCCGTCCTCCGGCTGCCCCCAGGAGGTTGGGCGAGGATTTGGGTGCCGAAGTGGCAGTAAACCAAGCCGGCGCTGCTCAGCTTTCGTGGTCCAGGGCTTGCTGGGCTGGAGGTGCTGTGCATGGACTGGGCGAAGGACCTGCGATGGGCAGCGGGGTCAGCCCCAAGGGCCCCCCCCCCGTAACCGGGGAGCCCAGcgtgggggtgggggggctcaCCTCTGGTGATGGTCCGTAGCGGTGCCTCTCGGGGTCGTACTCCGCCCCCAACGTCGCACCACCACGTCGCACTCTGGTTTCCAGGAGCTCGGGGTCCGGTCCCGGGTGCGCACCACCTCCGCGGTCCTTGCGTATGTGGGCACGGGGTGAGGCTCGGGGGGGAACTACGGGGGGAGTGGGGACCCCAGGGTGGGCACCAGGTGAGATCGGAGACCCCGATTGCAGCCCCCGGGTGAAGCTGGGACCCCAGGGCGGTCCCAAGGACATGGAGGGGGGACCCCACGCGGTGGCCCCCAGGTGGGACCAAGACACCGAGTGGGGGACGGGGGCCCCAGGGGGGCCGCCCAGTGCGAGATCAGAGACCCCTGAACGTAGCCCCTGGTGAACCCAGAGAGAACCCTAAAAAAGGGAAGACCGGGGACCCCTGGGTGGCCACCCCCAAGTGGGACCATGAACActgaggtgggatgggggacCCCCAGTGGTGGCCCCAAGGAAACCAAAGCGGGGACAAGGGCCCCCCAAGGATCGCCCCCAGGTAGAAACCAAGGACAGCAAGGGGGGGGGCAACGGGACCCCCAGGGAGGCCCCCAGGTGGTTCCAAGGACACTGAGAGGACACCGGGGTGGTCCCAAAGACCACCGAGGGGGGGCACGGGAACCCCAGGGAGTGCCCCCAGGTGGTCTCTAATTGGACACTGAAGGGATGATGGGGGAACCCCAGGGTGGGCCTCCCAGTTGGACCAAGGGCCACTGAGGGGACACTAGGAGCCCCAGTGTCCTGGGGTGGTCGCCAAGGATCCACGAAGCGGGGGAGGGGACCCCAGGGTGGCCCCCAGGACACCAAtggggggtttgggggctgAGGGGACCCCAGGGCGGCCCGCCCCAAAGACCGTCCCGAGGTGGCCCCCAGGTGTCCCCACGACCCCCGAGGGGTCCCCGGGTGAGACCCTACAGGTGCGGCCCCGCGGCTACGACCGCGGTTCCCCACAGGGGGCCGGGGCCAAACTAACGGCGACACCGGCTGGGCCCGTTGCGTGGCGGGGCGCGCGCCCCGGCTCCTCACGGaagcccgggggggggccgggccgggtcgGGCCGTACCCGGTTATCGGGCGAGCAGGCGCAGCAGGCATTCAGCACGCCAGCACCTCGTCGCAGTGGAAGGTGCCGTCGTGGGTGCCGATGCGCGGCCGCGGGGCGCGGGCCGAGGGCCGCCttgggcccggccccgctctcTCCGGTACCGGCGGCGGCCATGACGGGAAGAGCCCGCGCGGCGCGGCGCATCACTGCGCGTGCGCggccctcccccggccccccccaccccgactGCGACACGTGGACGCTGCGACGCCGCCTCGCTGACTGCGCCCGCGCCCTCTCCCGCCCCACCTGCCCCGCCCAACCGCCCCACCCGCCCCGCCCGCGCCCTTTCTAACCGCGCATGCGCCGGCCTCGTCCGCGGTCACGCCCCCGCCCCCTAGCAGCGCCCTGCTGCTCTGCGCATGCGCTGAGCCGCGCCCCAAGTCCCCCCGCCCTGCCGCCCCGCGCATGCGTcaagtggtggtggtggggggggctCCCGCCTCCTGCTACTGCGCGTGCGCagagcggcgggggggggcggaagGGAGGCGGGGATatgggggggacacggggggggaCATGGAGGGACaaggggggacatggggggacattgggggacacggggacattgGGGAGGGCatggggggcatggggggacatgggggaggACATGGGGGGACAttggggggacatgggggggacattgggggacacgggggggcaCAGGGATCACAGACATGGGGAGAACGGACACGGGGGGACACCATGGGACACGGACACtgggacatgggggggacacggggagcaTGGGGCACAGGGACATGGACacggggggacatggggggggatatggggagcatggggcacagggacatggggggacGCGGACACTAGGACATGAGGGGGGGATGTATGAGGGGCATGGACACAAAATGAATATGGGGACAcaggggggacatgggggggacacggggagcaTGGGGCACAGGGACATGGACACTGGGACACGGGGAGCAGGGACACAGACATGGGGGGACAAGGGGAGCATGGGGCACAGGGACACAGAAGGACGGAGAATGGGGGACATGGAAGGAGAGctatggggacacggggacgtgGAAGGACACGGGGACAGACGGACACACAGACAGCCACACCTGCACACGGGTGGGCACACGGACAGCCCGGCCGGACACACGGAcgcctccagcagccccacgcTGACACAAACCCAGACAGACGGACGGGAGCGGTGCTGcacggacagacggacggacagacagagACAGACAGCCCCAAAAACCAGCCCGGGCGCCGTTCCCAAGCGATATTTATTTGCACAGAGCAGCacgtggcggcggcggcggctgcagCAACCGACCCGGTGttgtgtccctgtcccccccccccataaagTGCACGGCCGCCCGTCCCCGCGCCGGTGGCACCGCTGTCCCTGGGGGCCAGCCCCCGGTGTCCCGCGGAGGGGCGGCCGTGGTTGGGTCTCGGTGCTGAGGGGCCCGCTGGGACCGAGgctccccctgctctcctccgCCTCTGCTCCGTGTTTCGGGCGCCTCCGGCGTCCCCGAGCTGCCCTCCCGCTGTCCCCACCCGAAGGGCCACCCCGGCAggggggggacagcaggggatGGGGTGCCCCAGGCAGCCTCAGAAGTCCCAGTATGGGTGCACGGGAAACCTCAGCGTGCCCCCTCCGAGCCCCCACCTCCATCGTTAAGGCGATGCCTCGTTAGCCCGCGGGTGGTCggagagcccagccctgccacgagctgcagcagagggggTGACACGGGCCGggggggtgctgcaggaggcccCCCCAACAGCTCCGCTCCCCCCGGGCAGGCAGTAGTGTTAGGAACGCGCATCGCAGCTCGGCTGGATGCTCCCAGACGCggtttttctccccattttgcCTCTCGGAGGAGTGCTTTTAGCACGGCCGCAGCGTTTCCCCGCGGAGATTTGGGGTGTGCCGTCCCGTCGGCATCGCCCTTCGGGAAGCGGGGCGAGCGCGTGGGTCCCTCGGGTCCcggaggggagcaggagccgGCGCCAGCAGCTCCCCGGCGCCACGGATGTGCAAAACCCCCAGCTTCTCCTCCCAAGCAGCCCGACTTCTCAGGTCAGAAAGAAGTGGTTCGAGGCGGCCTAGCCTCAAAAACATCCAGAAAGGGATAAGTCAGCTCTCGCGGGGGGCACGCAAGCGGAAAAGCCGctggtggaggtggaggtggaggtggtgggggAAAAAACGCGCAGATTTTGGTCCGTGACCGCTCTGCAGCGAGCAAACCTCGGCCGCCGTGGATGAGccaaagcaggagctgcagtAGTGTGAAACCAAACCCTCCGTGTCCGACCTCGTGCCCGGGCTCCCCGGGGAAGCCAGGCTGACTTATCCCTTTACTCGTGGGCGCCCCGGCCCGCAGCGGCGGGAGTCAGGAGATCTCGTTGCCGAAGACCTCGAGCACCAGCGGCGTGAGCTGCATGCTGTGCTCGggctggaaggagaggcagCGGTACTGCTTGGAGTGCTCCTCGTTGAGGCTGCGCAGGTCGGCCAGCTTCTGGATCATCTTGGCGTAGAGCAGGCGGCTGCCGGGCGGCGGGTGCCGGCAGCGGATGTAGGTCTGCAGGATGTCCGAGAGGCGATCCTGGATGGCCTCCACCAGCGAGGTGTCCTGCACGCCGGGGCGATCTAGGGAAACGCCGACGACGAAGGGtgaggaggggatggggggcgttttgtttttttttttttttgagggggggtggggggcattGACGCAGCCCAGACCTGGCAGgtttggggagctgggagctggagcgCCATCCTACCTGGGGACAGGATGCAGATGGCCATGAGCAGCACGTGCTCTTCTTCGTGAAGGTTCAGCTTCTTCAAGCCGACCTGGAATTTCACGAGCGGCTCGAGCAGGTCCATGCTGTGGCCggctggggagagaggagccGTTAGCACGGAGCCCCAGGACCAGAGCCCGGCTCTGGCAGCTGGGGGACGAGCggggagctctgcagctcctccttcAGCGCAGGAAAGGGAGCAGGACAGTGGAAGAGGACTTCTGACACAGCTTCAaacattgtttgtttgtttgtttgtttgttctttttttttttctgatcgCACTTTTCTCCTCAGCAGGAGATCAGGGAGCAGGTTATTTTGAAAGCCATAAAGACAATCAGCCCACAGGCGTATCATCTCCTTATCACCTCCGGATGCCCCACGT encodes:
- the MYG1 gene encoding LOW QUALITY PROTEIN: MYG1 exonuclease (The sequence of the model RefSeq protein was modified relative to this genomic sequence to represent the inferred CDS: deleted 8 bases in 6 codons; substituted 1 base at 1 genomic stop codon), which gives rise to MRRAARALPVMAAAGTGESGAGPKAALARAPRPRIGTHDGTFHCDEVLACXMPAFPPEPHPVPTYARTAEVVRTRDRTPSSWKPECDVVVTLGAEYDPERHRYDHHQRSFAQSMHSTSSPASPGPRKLSSAGLVYCHFGTQILATSWGQPEDGPVVTALYDKLYENFVEEIDTPSTNGVAQTDGEPRYALTTHLSARVGRLNPRWNDPDQDTEAGFRRALELVEGGKRRHAAVLGAAWAGDPPPRLPLPVPRRRHTVVPLQVDASGVLLELPQGGCPWKEHLFGLEKELDLPDPLQLVLFPDRGGQWRVQSVPAGPHTFESRLPLPEPWRGIRDEALSQLAGVPGCVFVHASGFIGGNRTRDGALEMARRTLALRRGAGEQSG